In the genome of Populus trichocarpa isolate Nisqually-1 chromosome 10, P.trichocarpa_v4.1, whole genome shotgun sequence, the window aacatGATGAGACCGTGACAAATGATGAGATTGCAGCTGATCTCAAGgagcatgtcatcaagcctgtGGTCCCAGAAAAGTACTTAGATGAGAAGACTATCTTCCATCTTAACCCATCCGGCCGTTTTGTCATTGGTGGTCCTCATGGTGATGCTGGTCTTACTGGCCGTAAGATTATTATCGACACTTATGGTGGCTGGGGTGCTCATGGTGGTGGTGCTTTCTCTGGAAAGGACCCTACCAAGGTGGATAGGAGTGGAGCTTACATTGTCAGGCAGGCCGCCAAGAGCATTGTCGCTAGTGGGCTTGCTAGGAGATGCATTGTTCAGGTCTCCTATGCCATTGGTGTTCCCGAGCCTTTGTCAGTATTTGTAGACACATATGGAACTGGAAAGATTCCTGACAAAGAGATCCTTCAGATTGTGAAGGAGAGCTTTGATTTCAGACCTGGTATGATTTCTATCAACCTTGATCTCAAGAGAGGTGGCAACAACAGGTTCTTGAAGACTGCAGCATATGGACACTTTGGCAGAGATGACCCCGACTTCACATGGGAGGTGGTGAAGCCCCTCAAGTGGGACAACAAGGTCCAA includes:
- the LOC7468135 gene encoding S-adenosylmethionine synthase 3; translated protein: MAETFLFTSESVNEGHPDKLCDQISDAVLDACLAQDPDSKVACETCTKTNMVMVFGEITTKANVDYEKIVRDTCRNIGFTSDDVGLDADNCKVLVNIEQQSPDIAQGVHGHFSKSPEEIGAGDQGHMFGYATDETPELMPLSHVLATKLGARLTEVRKNGTCAWLRPDGKTQVTVEYYNENGARVPVRVHTVLISTQHDETVTNDEIAADLKEHVIKPVVPEKYLDEKTIFHLNPSGRFVIGGPHGDAGLTGRKIIIDTYGGWGAHGGGAFSGKDPTKVDRSGAYIVRQAAKSIVASGLARRCIVQVSYAIGVPEPLSVFVDTYGTGKIPDKEILQIVKESFDFRPGMISINLDLKRGGNNRFLKTAAYGHFGRDDPDFTWEVVKPLKWDNKVQA